A single genomic interval of Anopheles darlingi chromosome X, idAnoDarlMG_H_01, whole genome shotgun sequence harbors:
- the LOC125955340 gene encoding neuropathy target esterase sws isoform X1 codes for MDIVGLVKKSYADYGTMLWDSWYTMITEELHYTWTLTYCLVFGTLIIIGYWWRQSRKKRLEREALLLAQMETKRIFESPQRFRKRDRIMFYGRRIIRKVRSYSRPGKKRRPMMRFSKNLLESNEPPAEYLEVASDGNDRVPPDAMYMLQSIRIFGHFDTPVFLKLCKHTEVIDLMSGESLIKVGDPDDSMYIVQTGLVTVYLNNPDGSVITLKVVRPGEYVTSLLSFIDVLLGNTSQYKTITARATERSQVIRLPMSAFKQVFDEYPDLLVRVVQVIMVRLQRVTITALHNCLGLSTEHIQCSTQRKKIQLKTEIKPLSPGHRRVPSDQVQSHSLVELRPDMLADLSDSPPGARPSFVPSEPIEHTILKTAVVDRLLQELGLNESERAAIEKNVLIKEVAQGTILIKQGVLEEVVLIFVISGGLWLAQIPQKEMKEFDKMPDNIEAHSITIHPGDLVGGLAVLTGDSSLYTIKAKYNSRVALLNKEIVYGIMRRRPAVVLDIAKSVVKRLSPLVRQCDFALDWNFIESGRAVYRQAEDSDCTYIILNGRLRSVVTHESSKKEIIGEFGKGDLVGIIEMIAEKPRTTTVMAVRDSELAKLPEGLFNAIKIKYPVVVTQLIRLLSHRFLGSAQSRPLSTSSALNSLPFETNQQSQHRYSTVAVLPASDDVPLVAFVYELYHSLSAIGPTVRLNMDTVSAALGPKFADKSHEYRLTSWLSQQEDHHNITLLQCNNALDPWTQRCLRQADVILIVALGDGSPSIGKLEKEIDRLAIRTAKELVLLHSDSHEAHPTDTMSWLNMRSWVSRHHHIQCPNGMLSRRNPGKVFAYYSKQLSTEPYIHSDFSRLARWLTGNSVGIVLGGGGARGAAHVGMVKAILDAGIPIDMVGGVSIGAFMGALWCMEKNITTMTQKAREWCKKMANWGPQLLDLTYPITSMFKGRHFNQTIRSTFGDICIEDLWIPYFTLTTDISASCARVHTHGSTWRYVRSSMSLSGYMPPLCDPKDGHLLLDGGYVNNLPADVMRAQGATHIIAIDVGSQDDTDLTDYGDDLNGFWLLYKRWNPFTSPVKVPDLPDIQSRLAYVSCVRQLEEVKQSDYCEYIRPPIDKYKTLAFGSFDEIKNVGFEHGKECIEEMRKSGRLSRFNEWSVQSVPKKETHSLNEYSFVDLAQLVCKVPETHPERVYSSSEEDYYDGYASEPSSKPSVKKGMQANRPAGGSLSENEIDSDELEIPRPFIPFVGAHKTRTDQKQS; via the exons ATGGATATTGTAGGGCTGGTGAAGAAATCTTACGCCGATTATGGCACAATGCTCTGGGACTCATGGTATACTATGATCACCGAAGAACTGCAC TATACGTGGACGCTCACTTATTGTTTAGTGTTTGGAACTCTGATAATCATAGGCTACTGGTGGCGACAGTCGCGCAAAA AACGTCTGGAAAGAGAGGCTCTGCTATTGGCCCAGATGGAGACTAAGCGCATCTTTGAATCACCGCAAAGATTTAGGAAGAGGGATAGAATAATGTTCTATGGTCGCCGAATTATTCGTAAAGTTAGGTCTTATTCTCGACCGGGCAAAAAACGTAGGCCTATGATGCGTTTTTCGAAAAACTTGCTCGAGTCGAACGAGCCTCCCGCAGAGTACCTGGAAGTGGCGTCGGATGGCAATGATCGTGTACCACCTGATGCTATGTATATGCTACAATCAATTCGTATATTCGGCCACTTCGATACACCGGTCTTCCTCAAActgtgcaaacacacagaggTGATCGATCTTATGTCCGGCGAGAGCCTCATTAAAGTGGGCGATCCGGATGACAGCATGTACATTGTACAGACCGGTCTGGTAACTGTTTACCTCAACAATCCAGACGGTTCTGTTATTACGCTGAAAGTGGTTCGCCCTGGCGAATATGTAACATCCTTGCTAAGCTTCATTGATGTACTTCTG GGTAACACTAGCCAATATAAAACGATCACAGCTCGTGCCACGGAACGATCGCAAGTGATCCGTTTGCCAATGTCAGCCTTCAAGCAAGTGTTCGACGAGTATCCAGACCTTTTGGTGCGCGTAGTGCAGGTCATCATGGTACGACTGCAACGAGTTACTATAACAGCTTTGCATAATTGCCTCGGGCTTAGCACGGAACATATCCAG TGTTCGACACAACGTAAGAAAATACAGCTGAAAACTGAGATAAAACCACTCAGTCCAGGCCATCGCCGGGTACCGTCCGATCAGGTGCAATCGCACTCGTTAGTTGAACTTCGACCGGATATGTTAGCTGACTTATCCGACAGCCCACCTGGTGCTCGGCCGTCTTTCGTACCTTCTGAACCAATTGAGCACACTATCTTGAAGACTGCAGTGGTTGACCGTTTGTTACAAGAACTAGGCCTTAACGAGTCGGAGCGGGCAGCGATCgagaaaaatgttttgataaaaGAGGTTGCTCAAGGAACAATACTTATTAAGCAAGGCGTGTTagag GAAGTGGTGCTGATTTTCGTGATCAGTGGAGGACTATGGTTGGCTCAGATTCCtcaaaaagaaatgaaagagTTCGACAAAATGCCAGATAATATTGAAGCACATTCGATCACAATCCACCCGGGAGATTTAGTTGGTGGGTTGGCCGTGCTGACTGGCGATAGCAGTTTATACACGATCAAGGCGAAGTATAATTCACGCGTTGCTCTCCTAAATAAGGAGATTGTTTATGG AATCATGCGCCGACGACCTGCGGTAGTGCTGGACATAGCAAAAAGCGTCGTGAAACGGTTATCACCCCTGGTGCGGCAATGTGATTTTGCACTAGATTGGAACTTTATAGAATCCGGTCGAGCCGTGTATCGTCAAGCGGAGGATAGCGATTGCACTTATATTATACTCAATGGCCGATTACGTTCAGTTGTGACTCATGAAAGCAGTAAGAAAGAAATAATAGGAGAATTCGGTAAGGGTGACCTCGTCGGTATCATTGAGATGATTGCAGAAAAACCACGTACAACGACTGTAATGGCTGTGCGGGATTCAGAACTAGCCAAGTTACCGGAAGGACTGTTCAATGCTATCAAAATCAAATACCCGGTCGTCGTGACACAACTGATTCGTTTGTTAAGCCATCGCTTTCTCGGTTCCGCACAGTCTCGTCCGCTGTCCACTTCAAGTGCTCTAAACTCCCTACCCTTCGAAACAAACCAACAGAGCCAACATCGCTACTCAACTGTCGCTGTTCTTCCCGCTAGTGACGACGTACCGCTGGTAGCGTTCGTTTACGAGCTCTACCACTCACTCTCAGCAATAGGGCCGACCGTGCGGCTTAATATGGACACAGTTTCAGCGGCGCTTGGTCCCAAATTTGCGGACAAATCGCACGAGTATCGTCTAACAAGTTGGTTAAGCCAACAGGAAGATCATCACAATATTACCTTGTTACAGTGTAATAACGCCTTGGATCCATGGACACAGCGCTGTCTTCGCCAAGCTGATGTGATCCTGATTGTTGCGCTCGGTGATGGGTCACCCAGCATCGGTAAGCTGGAAAAAGAGATCGATCGACTAGCGATAAGGACAGCAAAGGAGCTGGTGTTGTTGCATTCTGATTCTCACGAAGCTCATCCAACTGACACTATGAGCTGGCTAAACATGCGCTCGTGGGTATCAAGGCATCATCATATACAATGCCCGAACGGAATGCTGAGTCGACGGAATCCCGGAAAAGTC TTTGCATACTACAGCAAGCAATTGTCGACTGAACCTTACATTCATTCAGACTTTTCGCGTCTAGCCCGTTGGTTGACGGGCAATTCGGTCGGAATAGTactgggcggtggtggtgcccgagGTGCTGCCCACGTAGGCATGGTGAAAGCAATCCTAGACGCAGGGATTCCGATAGATATGGTTGGCGGTGTGAGCATTGGCGCATTCATGGGAGCCCTGTGGTGTATGGAGAAGAACATTACAACAATGACACAAAAAGCACGCGAGTGGTGCAAG aaaatggcaaattggGGTCCACAGCTGCTAGATCTCACCTATCCGATAACATCAATGTTCAAGGGAAGGCATTTTAACCAAACGATTCGAAGCACGTTTGGTGATATCTGCATTGAGGATTTATGGATTCCTTATTTCACATTGACGACCGACATATCCGCTAGCTGCGCTCGTGTTCATACCCATG GTTCTACGTGGCGTTACGTTCGATCTTCGATGTCACTGAGTGGATACATGCCACCGTTGTGCGATCCTAAAGACGGGCATCTATTGCTGGATGGTGGTTACGTCAATAACCTGCCAG CCGATGTAATGCGAGCTCAAGGCGCAACGCACATTATCGCGATAGACGTCGGATCGCAGGATGACACCGATCTAACGGATTACGGGGATGATTTGAACGGCTTCTGGTTGCTTTACAAGCGTTGGAATCCATTTACTTCACCGGTGAAAGTACCTGATCTTCCCGACATTCAATCGCGGCTTGCCTACGTCTCTTGTGTGCGACAGCTTGAG GAGGTGAAACAGAGCGATTACTGTGAATATATTCGTCCGCCTATCGACAAGTACAAGACGTTGGCGTTTGGAAGCTTTGATGAGATAAAAAACGTTGGTTTCGAGCACGGGAAGGAGTGTATTGAAGAAATGAGGAAGTCCGGAAGACTTTCGCGTTTCAATGAATGGTCTGTGCAAAGCGtcccgaaaaaggaaacccaTTCACTGAATGA ATATTCCTTCGTAGACTTGGCACAGCTAGTATGTAAAGTACCAGAAACTCATCCGGAACGAGTATACTCATCCAGCGAGGAAGATTATTACGATGGATATGCTTCCGAACCATCTAGTAAACCTTCAGTGAAGAAGGGAATGCAGGCAAATCGGCCGGCTGGGGGGTCGCTCTCCGAGAATGAAATCGATTCTGATGAACTGGAAATCCCACGGCCATTCATACCATTTGTAGGagcacacaaaacacgaacTGATCAGAAACAATCTTAA
- the LOC125955340 gene encoding neuropathy target esterase sws isoform X2, whose translation MDIVGLVKKSYADYGTMLWDSWYTMITEELHYTWTLTYCLVFGTLIIIGYWWRQSRKKRLEREALLLAQMETKRIFESPQRFRKRDRIMFYGRRIIRKVRSYSRPGKKRRPMMRFSKNLLESNEPPAEYLEVASDGNDRVPPDAMYMLQSIRIFGHFDTPVFLKLCKHTEVIDLMSGESLIKVGDPDDSMYIVQTGLVTVYLNNPDGSVITLKVVRPGEYVTSLLSFIDVLLGNTSQYKTITARATERSQVIRLPMSAFKQVFDEYPDLLVRVVQVIMVRLQRVTITALHNCLGLSTEHIQCSTQRKKIQLKTEIKPLSPGHRRVPSDQVQSHSLVELRPDMLADLSDSPPGARPSFVPSEPIEHTILKTAVVDRLLQELGLNESERAAIEKNVLIKEVAQGTILIKQGVLEEVVLIFVISGGLWLAQIPQKEMKEFDKMPDNIEAHSITIHPGDLVGGLAVLTGDSSLYTIKAKYNSRVALLNKEIVYGIMRRRPAVVLDIAKSVVKRLSPLVRQCDFALDWNFIESGRAVYRQAEDSDCTYIILNGRLRSVVTHESSKKEIIGEFGKGDLVGIIEMIAEKPRTTTVMAVRDSELAKLPEGLFNAIKIKYPVVVTQLIRLLSHRFLGSAQSRPLSTSSALNSLPFETNQQSQHRYSTVAVLPASDDVPLVAFVYELYHSLSAIGPTVRLNMDTVSAALGPKFADKSHEYRLTSWLSQQEDHHNITLLQCNNALDPWTQRCLRQADVILIVALGDGSPSIGKLEKEIDRLAIRTAKELVLLHSDSHEAHPTDTMSWLNMRSWVSRHHHIQCPNGMLSRRNPGKVFAYYSKQLSTEPYIHSDFSRLARWLTGNSVGIVLGGGGARGAAHVGMVKAILDAGIPIDMVGGVSIGAFMGALWCMEKNITTMTQKAREWCKKMANWGPQLLDLTYPITSMFKGRHFNQTIRSTFGDICIEDLWIPYFTLTTDISASCARVHTHGMLWRYARASMSVAGIFPPMVDNRDGHLLLDGCYTNNVPADVMRAQGATHIIAIDVGSQDDTDLTDYGDDLNGFWLLYKRWNPFTSPVKVPDLPDIQSRLAYVSCVRQLEEVKQSDYCEYIRPPIDKYKTLAFGSFDEIKNVGFEHGKECIEEMRKSGRLSRFNEWSVQSVPKKETHSLNEYSFVDLAQLVCKVPETHPERVYSSSEEDYYDGYASEPSSKPSVKKGMQANRPAGGSLSENEIDSDELEIPRPFIPFVGAHKTRTDQKQS comes from the exons ATGGATATTGTAGGGCTGGTGAAGAAATCTTACGCCGATTATGGCACAATGCTCTGGGACTCATGGTATACTATGATCACCGAAGAACTGCAC TATACGTGGACGCTCACTTATTGTTTAGTGTTTGGAACTCTGATAATCATAGGCTACTGGTGGCGACAGTCGCGCAAAA AACGTCTGGAAAGAGAGGCTCTGCTATTGGCCCAGATGGAGACTAAGCGCATCTTTGAATCACCGCAAAGATTTAGGAAGAGGGATAGAATAATGTTCTATGGTCGCCGAATTATTCGTAAAGTTAGGTCTTATTCTCGACCGGGCAAAAAACGTAGGCCTATGATGCGTTTTTCGAAAAACTTGCTCGAGTCGAACGAGCCTCCCGCAGAGTACCTGGAAGTGGCGTCGGATGGCAATGATCGTGTACCACCTGATGCTATGTATATGCTACAATCAATTCGTATATTCGGCCACTTCGATACACCGGTCTTCCTCAAActgtgcaaacacacagaggTGATCGATCTTATGTCCGGCGAGAGCCTCATTAAAGTGGGCGATCCGGATGACAGCATGTACATTGTACAGACCGGTCTGGTAACTGTTTACCTCAACAATCCAGACGGTTCTGTTATTACGCTGAAAGTGGTTCGCCCTGGCGAATATGTAACATCCTTGCTAAGCTTCATTGATGTACTTCTG GGTAACACTAGCCAATATAAAACGATCACAGCTCGTGCCACGGAACGATCGCAAGTGATCCGTTTGCCAATGTCAGCCTTCAAGCAAGTGTTCGACGAGTATCCAGACCTTTTGGTGCGCGTAGTGCAGGTCATCATGGTACGACTGCAACGAGTTACTATAACAGCTTTGCATAATTGCCTCGGGCTTAGCACGGAACATATCCAG TGTTCGACACAACGTAAGAAAATACAGCTGAAAACTGAGATAAAACCACTCAGTCCAGGCCATCGCCGGGTACCGTCCGATCAGGTGCAATCGCACTCGTTAGTTGAACTTCGACCGGATATGTTAGCTGACTTATCCGACAGCCCACCTGGTGCTCGGCCGTCTTTCGTACCTTCTGAACCAATTGAGCACACTATCTTGAAGACTGCAGTGGTTGACCGTTTGTTACAAGAACTAGGCCTTAACGAGTCGGAGCGGGCAGCGATCgagaaaaatgttttgataaaaGAGGTTGCTCAAGGAACAATACTTATTAAGCAAGGCGTGTTagag GAAGTGGTGCTGATTTTCGTGATCAGTGGAGGACTATGGTTGGCTCAGATTCCtcaaaaagaaatgaaagagTTCGACAAAATGCCAGATAATATTGAAGCACATTCGATCACAATCCACCCGGGAGATTTAGTTGGTGGGTTGGCCGTGCTGACTGGCGATAGCAGTTTATACACGATCAAGGCGAAGTATAATTCACGCGTTGCTCTCCTAAATAAGGAGATTGTTTATGG AATCATGCGCCGACGACCTGCGGTAGTGCTGGACATAGCAAAAAGCGTCGTGAAACGGTTATCACCCCTGGTGCGGCAATGTGATTTTGCACTAGATTGGAACTTTATAGAATCCGGTCGAGCCGTGTATCGTCAAGCGGAGGATAGCGATTGCACTTATATTATACTCAATGGCCGATTACGTTCAGTTGTGACTCATGAAAGCAGTAAGAAAGAAATAATAGGAGAATTCGGTAAGGGTGACCTCGTCGGTATCATTGAGATGATTGCAGAAAAACCACGTACAACGACTGTAATGGCTGTGCGGGATTCAGAACTAGCCAAGTTACCGGAAGGACTGTTCAATGCTATCAAAATCAAATACCCGGTCGTCGTGACACAACTGATTCGTTTGTTAAGCCATCGCTTTCTCGGTTCCGCACAGTCTCGTCCGCTGTCCACTTCAAGTGCTCTAAACTCCCTACCCTTCGAAACAAACCAACAGAGCCAACATCGCTACTCAACTGTCGCTGTTCTTCCCGCTAGTGACGACGTACCGCTGGTAGCGTTCGTTTACGAGCTCTACCACTCACTCTCAGCAATAGGGCCGACCGTGCGGCTTAATATGGACACAGTTTCAGCGGCGCTTGGTCCCAAATTTGCGGACAAATCGCACGAGTATCGTCTAACAAGTTGGTTAAGCCAACAGGAAGATCATCACAATATTACCTTGTTACAGTGTAATAACGCCTTGGATCCATGGACACAGCGCTGTCTTCGCCAAGCTGATGTGATCCTGATTGTTGCGCTCGGTGATGGGTCACCCAGCATCGGTAAGCTGGAAAAAGAGATCGATCGACTAGCGATAAGGACAGCAAAGGAGCTGGTGTTGTTGCATTCTGATTCTCACGAAGCTCATCCAACTGACACTATGAGCTGGCTAAACATGCGCTCGTGGGTATCAAGGCATCATCATATACAATGCCCGAACGGAATGCTGAGTCGACGGAATCCCGGAAAAGTC TTTGCATACTACAGCAAGCAATTGTCGACTGAACCTTACATTCATTCAGACTTTTCGCGTCTAGCCCGTTGGTTGACGGGCAATTCGGTCGGAATAGTactgggcggtggtggtgcccgagGTGCTGCCCACGTAGGCATGGTGAAAGCAATCCTAGACGCAGGGATTCCGATAGATATGGTTGGCGGTGTGAGCATTGGCGCATTCATGGGAGCCCTGTGGTGTATGGAGAAGAACATTACAACAATGACACAAAAAGCACGCGAGTGGTGCAAG aaaatggcaaattggGGTCCACAGCTGCTAGATCTCACCTATCCGATAACATCAATGTTCAAGGGAAGGCATTTTAACCAAACGATTCGAAGCACGTTTGGTGATATCTGCATTGAGGATTTATGGATTCCTTATTTCACATTGACGACCGACATATCCGCTAGCTGCGCTCGTGTTCATACCCATG GAATGCTGTGGCGTTATGCGCGTGCCAGTATGTCAGTAGCTGGTATTTTTCCACCTATGGTTGATAATCGAGATGGTCACCTTCTATTAGATGGTTGTTATACAAATAACGTTCCag CCGATGTAATGCGAGCTCAAGGCGCAACGCACATTATCGCGATAGACGTCGGATCGCAGGATGACACCGATCTAACGGATTACGGGGATGATTTGAACGGCTTCTGGTTGCTTTACAAGCGTTGGAATCCATTTACTTCACCGGTGAAAGTACCTGATCTTCCCGACATTCAATCGCGGCTTGCCTACGTCTCTTGTGTGCGACAGCTTGAG GAGGTGAAACAGAGCGATTACTGTGAATATATTCGTCCGCCTATCGACAAGTACAAGACGTTGGCGTTTGGAAGCTTTGATGAGATAAAAAACGTTGGTTTCGAGCACGGGAAGGAGTGTATTGAAGAAATGAGGAAGTCCGGAAGACTTTCGCGTTTCAATGAATGGTCTGTGCAAAGCGtcccgaaaaaggaaacccaTTCACTGAATGA ATATTCCTTCGTAGACTTGGCACAGCTAGTATGTAAAGTACCAGAAACTCATCCGGAACGAGTATACTCATCCAGCGAGGAAGATTATTACGATGGATATGCTTCCGAACCATCTAGTAAACCTTCAGTGAAGAAGGGAATGCAGGCAAATCGGCCGGCTGGGGGGTCGCTCTCCGAGAATGAAATCGATTCTGATGAACTGGAAATCCCACGGCCATTCATACCATTTGTAGGagcacacaaaacacgaacTGATCAGAAACAATCTTAA
- the LOC125955340 gene encoding neuropathy target esterase sws isoform X3 has translation MDIVGLVKKSYADYGTMLWDSWYTMITEELHYTWTLTYCLVFGTLIIIGYWWRQSRKKRLEREALLLAQMETKRIFESPQRFRKRDRIMFYGRRIIRKVRSYSRPGKKRRPMMRFSKNLLESNEPPAEYLEVASDGNDRVPPDAMYMLQSIRIFGHFDTPVFLKLCKHTEVIDLMSGESLIKVGDPDDSMYIVQTGLVTVYLNNPDGSVITLKVVRPGEYVTSLLSFIDVLLGNTSQYKTITARATERSQVIRLPMSAFKQVFDEYPDLLVRVVQVIMVRLQRVTITALHNCLGLSTEHIQCSTQRKKIQLKTEIKPLSPGHRRVPSDQVQSHSLVELRPDMLADLSDSPPGARPSFVPSEPIEHTILKTAVVDRLLQELGLNESERAAIEKNVLIKEVAQGTILIKQGVLEEVVLIFVISGGLWLAQIPQKEMKEFDKMPDNIEAHSITIHPGDLVGGLAVLTGDSSLYTIKAKYNSRVALLNKEIVYGIMRRRPAVVLDIAKSVVKRLSPLVRQCDFALDWNFIESGRAVYRQAEDSDCTYIILNGRLRSVVTHESSKKEIIGEFGKGDLVGIIEMIAEKPRTTTVMAVRDSELAKLPEGLFNAIKIKYPVVVTQLIRLLSHRFLGSAQSRPLSTSSALNSLPFETNQQSQHRYSTVAVLPASDDVPLVAFVYELYHSLSAIGPTVRLNMDTVSAALGPKFADKSHEYRLTSWLSQQEDHHNITLLQCNNALDPWTQRCLRQADVILIVALGDGSPSIGKLEKEIDRLAIRTAKELVLLHSDSHEAHPTDTMSWLNMRSWVSRHHHIQCPNGMLSRRNPGKVFAYYSKQLSTEPYIHSDFSRLARWLTGNSVGIVLGGGGARGAAHVGMVKAILDAGIPIDMVGGVSIGAFMGALWCMEKNITTMTQKAREWCKKMANWGPQLLDLTYPITSMFKGRHFNQTIRSTFGDICIEDLWIPYFTLTTDISASCARVHTHGSTWRYVRSSMSLSGYMPPLCDPKDGHLLLDGGYVNNLPGNYHYDRKSISKKKINHNAVML, from the exons ATGGATATTGTAGGGCTGGTGAAGAAATCTTACGCCGATTATGGCACAATGCTCTGGGACTCATGGTATACTATGATCACCGAAGAACTGCAC TATACGTGGACGCTCACTTATTGTTTAGTGTTTGGAACTCTGATAATCATAGGCTACTGGTGGCGACAGTCGCGCAAAA AACGTCTGGAAAGAGAGGCTCTGCTATTGGCCCAGATGGAGACTAAGCGCATCTTTGAATCACCGCAAAGATTTAGGAAGAGGGATAGAATAATGTTCTATGGTCGCCGAATTATTCGTAAAGTTAGGTCTTATTCTCGACCGGGCAAAAAACGTAGGCCTATGATGCGTTTTTCGAAAAACTTGCTCGAGTCGAACGAGCCTCCCGCAGAGTACCTGGAAGTGGCGTCGGATGGCAATGATCGTGTACCACCTGATGCTATGTATATGCTACAATCAATTCGTATATTCGGCCACTTCGATACACCGGTCTTCCTCAAActgtgcaaacacacagaggTGATCGATCTTATGTCCGGCGAGAGCCTCATTAAAGTGGGCGATCCGGATGACAGCATGTACATTGTACAGACCGGTCTGGTAACTGTTTACCTCAACAATCCAGACGGTTCTGTTATTACGCTGAAAGTGGTTCGCCCTGGCGAATATGTAACATCCTTGCTAAGCTTCATTGATGTACTTCTG GGTAACACTAGCCAATATAAAACGATCACAGCTCGTGCCACGGAACGATCGCAAGTGATCCGTTTGCCAATGTCAGCCTTCAAGCAAGTGTTCGACGAGTATCCAGACCTTTTGGTGCGCGTAGTGCAGGTCATCATGGTACGACTGCAACGAGTTACTATAACAGCTTTGCATAATTGCCTCGGGCTTAGCACGGAACATATCCAG TGTTCGACACAACGTAAGAAAATACAGCTGAAAACTGAGATAAAACCACTCAGTCCAGGCCATCGCCGGGTACCGTCCGATCAGGTGCAATCGCACTCGTTAGTTGAACTTCGACCGGATATGTTAGCTGACTTATCCGACAGCCCACCTGGTGCTCGGCCGTCTTTCGTACCTTCTGAACCAATTGAGCACACTATCTTGAAGACTGCAGTGGTTGACCGTTTGTTACAAGAACTAGGCCTTAACGAGTCGGAGCGGGCAGCGATCgagaaaaatgttttgataaaaGAGGTTGCTCAAGGAACAATACTTATTAAGCAAGGCGTGTTagag GAAGTGGTGCTGATTTTCGTGATCAGTGGAGGACTATGGTTGGCTCAGATTCCtcaaaaagaaatgaaagagTTCGACAAAATGCCAGATAATATTGAAGCACATTCGATCACAATCCACCCGGGAGATTTAGTTGGTGGGTTGGCCGTGCTGACTGGCGATAGCAGTTTATACACGATCAAGGCGAAGTATAATTCACGCGTTGCTCTCCTAAATAAGGAGATTGTTTATGG AATCATGCGCCGACGACCTGCGGTAGTGCTGGACATAGCAAAAAGCGTCGTGAAACGGTTATCACCCCTGGTGCGGCAATGTGATTTTGCACTAGATTGGAACTTTATAGAATCCGGTCGAGCCGTGTATCGTCAAGCGGAGGATAGCGATTGCACTTATATTATACTCAATGGCCGATTACGTTCAGTTGTGACTCATGAAAGCAGTAAGAAAGAAATAATAGGAGAATTCGGTAAGGGTGACCTCGTCGGTATCATTGAGATGATTGCAGAAAAACCACGTACAACGACTGTAATGGCTGTGCGGGATTCAGAACTAGCCAAGTTACCGGAAGGACTGTTCAATGCTATCAAAATCAAATACCCGGTCGTCGTGACACAACTGATTCGTTTGTTAAGCCATCGCTTTCTCGGTTCCGCACAGTCTCGTCCGCTGTCCACTTCAAGTGCTCTAAACTCCCTACCCTTCGAAACAAACCAACAGAGCCAACATCGCTACTCAACTGTCGCTGTTCTTCCCGCTAGTGACGACGTACCGCTGGTAGCGTTCGTTTACGAGCTCTACCACTCACTCTCAGCAATAGGGCCGACCGTGCGGCTTAATATGGACACAGTTTCAGCGGCGCTTGGTCCCAAATTTGCGGACAAATCGCACGAGTATCGTCTAACAAGTTGGTTAAGCCAACAGGAAGATCATCACAATATTACCTTGTTACAGTGTAATAACGCCTTGGATCCATGGACACAGCGCTGTCTTCGCCAAGCTGATGTGATCCTGATTGTTGCGCTCGGTGATGGGTCACCCAGCATCGGTAAGCTGGAAAAAGAGATCGATCGACTAGCGATAAGGACAGCAAAGGAGCTGGTGTTGTTGCATTCTGATTCTCACGAAGCTCATCCAACTGACACTATGAGCTGGCTAAACATGCGCTCGTGGGTATCAAGGCATCATCATATACAATGCCCGAACGGAATGCTGAGTCGACGGAATCCCGGAAAAGTC TTTGCATACTACAGCAAGCAATTGTCGACTGAACCTTACATTCATTCAGACTTTTCGCGTCTAGCCCGTTGGTTGACGGGCAATTCGGTCGGAATAGTactgggcggtggtggtgcccgagGTGCTGCCCACGTAGGCATGGTGAAAGCAATCCTAGACGCAGGGATTCCGATAGATATGGTTGGCGGTGTGAGCATTGGCGCATTCATGGGAGCCCTGTGGTGTATGGAGAAGAACATTACAACAATGACACAAAAAGCACGCGAGTGGTGCAAG aaaatggcaaattggGGTCCACAGCTGCTAGATCTCACCTATCCGATAACATCAATGTTCAAGGGAAGGCATTTTAACCAAACGATTCGAAGCACGTTTGGTGATATCTGCATTGAGGATTTATGGATTCCTTATTTCACATTGACGACCGACATATCCGCTAGCTGCGCTCGTGTTCATACCCATG GTTCTACGTGGCGTTACGTTCGATCTTCGATGTCACTGAGTGGATACATGCCACCGTTGTGCGATCCTAAAGACGGGCATCTATTGCTGGATGGTGGTTACGTCAATAACCTGCCAGGTAACTATCATTATGACCGAAAATCAATatcaaagaagaaaataaatcacAACGCTGTGATGTTGTGA